From a region of the Agrobacterium larrymoorei genome:
- a CDS encoding GntR family transcriptional regulator — MKSSRGSLPMYLQIAETLVRDIAAGTLIDGEKLPPERDMARDLGIAVGTLRKTLAELESRGLLERIQGSGNYIRAVNDPQSVYAMFRLELIEGGGLPTAEILSVSREVKDRGLPTFGTSSEGHRIRRLRRIGGKIAAIEEIWLDGSYVDSIAPEDLSESLYLYYRTRLNLWIAKAEDYIDLGRVPDWAPSFFRPARGDLLPHVLRISHSHEGDKAEVSHTWYDHTIARYVSRLR, encoded by the coding sequence ATGAAGAGTTCCAGGGGAAGCCTGCCCATGTATCTCCAGATTGCGGAGACCTTGGTGCGCGATATTGCGGCGGGCACGCTGATCGACGGAGAGAAGCTGCCGCCGGAACGGGATATGGCCAGAGACTTGGGCATCGCCGTGGGAACGCTGCGCAAGACCCTTGCCGAACTGGAAAGCCGCGGCCTGCTCGAGCGCATTCAGGGCTCGGGCAACTACATCCGCGCGGTCAACGATCCGCAGAGCGTCTACGCCATGTTCCGGCTGGAGCTGATAGAGGGCGGCGGTCTGCCGACGGCGGAGATTCTAAGCGTGAGCCGCGAGGTGAAAGACAGAGGCTTGCCGACATTCGGCACGTCATCGGAAGGCCACCGCATTCGCAGATTGCGCAGAATCGGCGGCAAGATTGCAGCAATCGAGGAAATCTGGCTCGACGGCTCGTATGTCGATTCCATCGCGCCGGAAGACCTCTCCGAGTCGCTTTATCTTTATTATCGCACGCGGCTGAACCTTTGGATTGCCAAAGCGGAGGACTATATCGATCTCGGTCGCGTGCCGGATTGGGCGCCCTCCTTCTTCCGTCCTGCGCGCGGCGATCTGCTGCCCCATGTGCTGCGCATCAGCCACTCGCATGAGGGTGACAAGGCGGAGGTTTCCCACACATGGTACGACCATACCATAGCGCGATATGTCAGCAGGCTTCGCTAA
- a CDS encoding ABC transporter ATP-binding protein, whose protein sequence is MASVSLRKLEKSYGALRIVKGIDLEIADGEFVVFVGPSGCGKSTTLRMVAGLESITGGEIRIGNTVVNTLPPRGRDIAMVFQDYALYPHKTVRENMGFSLKVRGVAQNEANQRINEAAEMLGIGHLLERRPGQLSGGQRQRVAMGRAIVRRPQVFLFDEPLSNLDAKLRGQVRTEIKRLHQQIGTTIIYVTHDQVEAMTLADRIVILKNGEIEQVGTPDEVYNKPQSVFVGGFVGSPAMNFARGRMSGGKIVFGNGDSLASDVLRLGKSGALDGREMLVGIRPEHFGDVVDDAAVVSAKVQVVEPLGSDTLVHFNIGGDMLTARMAPDARPTVGETIRIGVDPSRIHLFDAESQRVIN, encoded by the coding sequence ATGGCTTCTGTAAGCCTGCGTAAACTGGAAAAGAGCTACGGCGCATTGCGCATCGTGAAGGGCATCGATCTCGAAATCGCAGATGGCGAGTTCGTAGTGTTCGTTGGCCCTTCCGGCTGTGGCAAGTCCACCACGCTCCGCATGGTGGCGGGACTTGAGAGCATCACCGGCGGCGAAATCCGCATCGGCAACACCGTGGTCAACACCCTGCCCCCGCGTGGCCGGGATATCGCCATGGTCTTCCAGGATTACGCGCTTTATCCGCACAAGACCGTTCGCGAAAACATGGGTTTCAGCCTCAAAGTTCGCGGCGTTGCGCAGAACGAGGCAAACCAGCGGATCAATGAAGCTGCCGAGATGCTCGGCATCGGCCACCTTCTCGAGCGCCGCCCCGGACAGCTTTCCGGTGGCCAGCGCCAGCGCGTGGCCATGGGCCGCGCCATCGTGCGCAGACCGCAGGTCTTTCTTTTCGATGAGCCCTTGTCCAACCTCGATGCCAAGCTTCGCGGGCAGGTCCGCACCGAAATCAAGCGCCTGCACCAGCAGATCGGCACGACGATCATCTACGTCACCCACGATCAGGTGGAAGCGATGACGCTTGCGGATCGCATCGTCATTCTCAAGAATGGCGAGATCGAGCAGGTTGGCACGCCGGATGAGGTTTACAACAAGCCGCAAAGCGTGTTCGTCGGCGGCTTCGTCGGTTCACCTGCCATGAACTTTGCGCGTGGGCGCATGTCTGGCGGCAAAATAGTTTTCGGCAATGGCGACAGCCTTGCGTCAGACGTTCTTCGACTCGGCAAGTCCGGCGCGCTCGATGGGCGCGAAATGCTTGTCGGCATCCGCCCAGAGCATTTCGGCGATGTGGTGGATGACGCCGCAGTCGTATCGGCTAAGGTTCAGGTCGTGGAGCCGCTGGGCTCCGATACGCTGGTGCACTTCAACATCGGCGGCGATATGCTGACGGCACGTATGGCGCCGGATGCGAGACCAACGGTAGGCGAAACGATCCGCATCGGCGTCGATCCATCGCGCATTCATCTGTTCGATGCGGAAAGCCAGCGCGTCATCAATTAA
- a CDS encoding carboxy terminal-processing peptidase, whose product MRLKHLFFGLVLISAASAQAQEPTPPPVLAPSASQEQAANLSAQFLERYAYKPIPLDDALSVKIMNKFIKSMDPDRMLFMQSDIDGFAIDSKKIDNQILDKDIEIPFSMFNTYTRRVVERMTYARALLKNGFDFTAKEDYPISREDAPWAQTEEQANELWRKRVKSDWLRLKLADQDDAKIRDTLDKRYKNILDRVYTYKSDDVFQSFMAAFTTAVDPHTDYFSAQTSAEFDISMKLSLVGIGAVLQERDGYTTIRELVAGGPAQLSGKLVVGDRIIGVGQGKEGPIKEVVGTRLDEVVQMIRGEEGSVVRLDILPADAGGTGGHRIIDLVRDKVSLEKQAAKKSVLSVKNGDATSKIGVITLPTFYEDFDARRKGDKDYRSASRDVEKLLGELKDEKVDGVLIDLRDNGGGSLSEAIDLTGLFIGKGPVVQQRNAAGKVEVENDDISAPVWDGPLGVLINRGSASASEIFAAAIQDYGRGVIVGEPSFGKGTVQTVVDLDRVAGNQKPELGQLKLTIAQFFRVDGGTTQLKGVTPDLALPGISDPKTLGESSYDNALPWTKIKPARYKKLGDVAAEVPQLEKRHEERVKNDKDFQRFVEDVAELKTEREKKTISLNEAERRKEMAALTARLKARQDDGSGILQSQDDGLQANERSLSANLAIENARKNVKDVLQTESAAIVADVMDLTKGASAAQ is encoded by the coding sequence ATGCGCTTGAAGCACCTTTTCTTTGGCCTGGTTCTCATATCGGCAGCGTCTGCGCAGGCGCAGGAACCGACCCCGCCGCCAGTGCTTGCGCCATCCGCAAGCCAGGAGCAGGCTGCAAATCTCAGCGCACAGTTTCTGGAACGCTACGCCTACAAGCCGATCCCGCTGGATGATGCGCTTTCCGTGAAGATCATGAACAAGTTCATCAAGTCGATGGACCCGGACCGCATGCTGTTCATGCAATCGGACATCGATGGCTTTGCCATCGACAGCAAGAAGATCGACAATCAGATTCTCGACAAGGACATCGAAATTCCGTTCTCGATGTTCAACACCTATACGAGACGCGTCGTTGAGCGCATGACCTATGCTCGCGCGCTCTTGAAAAACGGCTTCGATTTTACCGCGAAGGAAGACTACCCGATCTCGCGGGAAGACGCTCCATGGGCGCAAACAGAAGAACAGGCCAACGAACTGTGGCGCAAGCGCGTTAAGAGCGACTGGCTGCGATTGAAGCTTGCCGATCAGGACGACGCGAAAATTCGCGATACGCTGGACAAGCGTTACAAGAACATTCTCGACCGCGTTTACACCTATAAGAGCGACGACGTTTTCCAGTCGTTCATGGCCGCATTCACCACGGCTGTCGATCCGCATACGGATTACTTCAGCGCGCAGACGTCTGCCGAATTCGATATTTCGATGAAGCTTTCTCTGGTCGGTATTGGTGCCGTTCTGCAGGAGCGCGACGGCTATACGACGATCCGCGAGCTCGTTGCCGGCGGCCCGGCCCAGCTTTCCGGCAAGCTGGTGGTCGGAGACCGCATCATCGGCGTGGGGCAGGGCAAGGAAGGCCCCATCAAGGAAGTCGTTGGTACGCGGCTGGATGAAGTCGTCCAGATGATTCGCGGCGAGGAGGGCTCCGTTGTCCGCCTCGATATTCTTCCGGCAGACGCTGGTGGTACCGGCGGTCACCGCATCATAGACCTCGTGCGTGACAAGGTGAGCCTTGAAAAGCAGGCGGCCAAGAAGTCTGTCCTATCGGTCAAGAACGGCGATGCCACGTCCAAGATCGGCGTCATTACGCTTCCGACCTTCTATGAGGATTTCGACGCTCGCCGCAAAGGCGACAAGGATTACCGAAGCGCCAGCCGCGATGTGGAAAAACTTCTGGGCGAGTTGAAAGACGAGAAGGTCGATGGTGTCCTGATCGATCTCCGCGACAATGGCGGTGGCTCGTTGAGCGAAGCCATCGACCTGACGGGCCTCTTCATCGGCAAGGGCCCGGTCGTTCAGCAGCGTAACGCGGCCGGTAAGGTTGAAGTCGAAAATGACGACATTTCCGCACCCGTTTGGGACGGCCCTCTCGGCGTTCTGATCAATCGCGGTTCGGCCTCGGCTTCCGAGATTTTTGCTGCGGCAATTCAGGATTATGGGCGCGGCGTCATTGTTGGCGAGCCCAGCTTCGGCAAGGGCACCGTGCAGACGGTGGTCGATCTTGACCGGGTTGCGGGCAACCAGAAGCCGGAACTTGGCCAGCTGAAGCTCACCATCGCGCAGTTCTTCCGCGTCGATGGCGGCACCACCCAGTTGAAGGGCGTGACACCGGACCTCGCTTTGCCGGGCATCTCGGACCCCAAGACGCTGGGTGAATCCAGCTATGATAACGCCCTGCCTTGGACGAAGATCAAGCCCGCGCGCTACAAGAAGCTTGGTGATGTTGCTGCAGAAGTGCCGCAGCTTGAAAAGCGCCATGAAGAGCGCGTGAAGAACGACAAGGATTTCCAGCGCTTCGTAGAAGATGTGGCAGAGCTGAAAACCGAGCGGGAAAAGAAGACGATCTCTCTCAACGAGGCCGAGCGTCGCAAGGAAATGGCGGCACTGACCGCGCGTTTGAAAGCTCGTCAGGACGATGGAAGCGGGATTCTGCAATCACAGGATGACGGCCTTCAGGCCAATGAGCGCAGCCTTAGCGCCAATCTGGCAATCGAGAACGCGCGCAAGAACGTAAAAGATGTTCTTCAAACGGAATCCGCGGCAATCGTCGCGGACGTCATGGACTTGACCAAAGGCGCCTCTGCCGCGCAATAA
- a CDS encoding aldo/keto reductase — protein sequence MQRIDITSGLSFSRIVYGMWRIGDDADTSPRHVQAKIEACLEQGITTMDQADIYGGYTAEAILGGGLREAPSLRDKIEIVTKCGIVAPAGRHSAARVKHYDTSAKHINESVEASLRDMNTDRIDLLLIHRPDPMLDPEETGEALDALVTSGKVKSVGVSNFRPWDFSLLQSNMTEELVTNQIEISLAETSPFTNGDLAYLQERDLPIMAWSPLGGGSLMGKEGPLADALERIARENNVDTAAVAVAWLLAHPAKILPVMGTNNLARIATISKANEVKMDRQTWFELYTLANGREVP from the coding sequence ATGCAACGCATCGATATCACTTCCGGTCTTTCCTTCAGCCGCATCGTTTACGGCATGTGGCGCATCGGTGACGATGCCGACACCTCGCCGCGCCATGTGCAGGCAAAGATCGAGGCGTGCCTTGAGCAGGGCATCACGACCATGGATCAGGCCGATATTTATGGTGGCTACACCGCAGAAGCCATTCTCGGCGGCGGCCTTCGTGAAGCGCCATCGCTGCGTGACAAAATAGAGATCGTGACCAAGTGCGGCATCGTTGCGCCCGCTGGCCGCCACTCTGCTGCCCGCGTAAAACATTACGACACGTCTGCAAAGCACATCAACGAATCCGTAGAAGCCTCGCTTCGCGACATGAACACGGATCGCATCGATCTTCTGTTGATCCATCGCCCGGACCCTATGCTGGACCCGGAAGAGACCGGTGAAGCGCTGGATGCGCTTGTGACATCGGGCAAGGTGAAAAGCGTCGGCGTTTCGAATTTCCGCCCGTGGGATTTCTCGCTGCTGCAATCCAACATGACGGAAGAGCTGGTTACGAATCAGATCGAAATCAGCCTTGCGGAAACATCGCCCTTCACCAATGGCGATCTGGCATATTTGCAGGAGCGTGATCTGCCGATCATGGCCTGGTCTCCGCTCGGTGGCGGCTCGCTGATGGGCAAAGAAGGTCCGCTGGCCGATGCGCTGGAACGTATCGCCCGGGAAAACAATGTCGATACGGCAGCGGTTGCCGTCGCATGGCTTCTCGCCCATCCGGCAAAAATCCTGCCGGTCATGGGTACGAATAATCTGGCCCGCATCGCCACCATCTCCAAGGCCAATGAGGTCAAGATGGATCGCCAGACATGGTTTGAGCTTTACACGCTTGCAAACGGTCGTGAGGTACCCTGA
- a CDS encoding LLM class flavin-dependent oxidoreductase — protein sequence MTVVPVTSADLDAAEVSWFSALCSDDYEFLGVPDGRLRSSWDHCSSIVRKAEELKFRNILCPSSYQVGQDTLSFVAGCAPITQDINFLAAIRCGEMQPIMLARTVATLDHMLKGRLTLNVISSDFPGEVADSAYRYKRSHEVVEILRQAWTRDEINHEGEIYQFKNVSTEPARPYQQNGGPLLYFGGYSPDALELCGAQCDVYLMWPEVKEQLAERMRAVHARAEAHGRTLDYGLRVHMIVRDTEAEAHEYAEHLVSKLDDEYGRQIRARAHDSISLGVAHQAKAREQADQFGYTEPHLWTGVGRARSGCGAALVGSTDQVLSKLEEYQKMGIRAFIFSGYPHLDEAEHFGKKVLPQMKTCSLPHARGRVPAETPATPLGNGERH from the coding sequence ATGACCGTTGTGCCCGTAACCTCAGCTGACCTCGATGCTGCCGAGGTGTCCTGGTTTTCGGCTCTTTGCTCCGATGACTACGAGTTTTTGGGCGTGCCGGATGGCCGCCTGCGCTCCAGCTGGGATCATTGCTCCTCCATCGTCAGAAAAGCGGAAGAACTCAAGTTTCGCAATATATTGTGCCCATCTTCCTATCAGGTTGGGCAGGACACGTTGAGCTTCGTTGCGGGTTGCGCGCCGATTACGCAAGACATCAATTTTCTGGCCGCCATTCGTTGCGGAGAAATGCAGCCGATCATGCTGGCGCGTACCGTCGCGACGCTCGATCATATGCTTAAGGGCCGTCTTACGCTGAACGTCATCAGTTCGGATTTTCCGGGCGAGGTGGCCGATAGCGCCTATCGCTACAAGCGCAGCCACGAGGTGGTCGAGATTCTTCGTCAGGCCTGGACTCGCGATGAAATCAACCATGAAGGTGAAATCTACCAGTTCAAGAACGTCTCGACTGAACCGGCACGGCCTTACCAGCAGAATGGCGGCCCGCTGCTTTATTTCGGCGGTTATTCGCCTGATGCGCTGGAACTCTGCGGCGCGCAGTGCGACGTTTACCTGATGTGGCCGGAAGTGAAGGAGCAGTTGGCAGAGCGCATGCGCGCCGTGCATGCTCGCGCCGAGGCCCATGGCCGCACGCTGGATTACGGTCTGCGCGTTCATATGATCGTCCGCGATACGGAAGCGGAAGCGCATGAATATGCCGAACACCTCGTCTCGAAACTGGATGACGAGTATGGCCGCCAGATCCGCGCCCGCGCCCATGACAGCATTTCGCTCGGCGTTGCGCATCAGGCCAAGGCGCGCGAGCAGGCGGATCAGTTCGGTTATACCGAGCCGCATCTATGGACCGGTGTTGGCCGTGCCCGTTCCGGCTGCGGTGCGGCGCTCGTCGGCTCCACCGATCAGGTTTTGAGCAAGCTGGAAGAATACCAGAAGATGGGCATACGCGCCTTCATCTTCTCCGGCTATCCGCATCTTGATGAGGCCGAACATTTCGGCAAAAAGGTGCTGCCGCAAATGAAGACCTGCTCGCTTCCGCATGCGCGAGGTCGCGTTCCGGCAGAAACACCTGCAACACCTCTTGGCAATGGAGAGCGCCACTAA
- a CDS encoding flavin reductase family protein: protein MSLSSLNTHNEHRFVPDATTARSFRNALGNFPTGVTVVTADTPSGPLGMTVNSFSSVSLDPPLVLWSPAKTSTRHDFFVGATNFAIHVLDAEQDALCSRFTRGGRGFDELDWEPNSEGVPIIPGTLSRFECAQSSVHDAGDHSIIIGRVIRAAHREGEPLCFARGAFGRFTVSA from the coding sequence ATGTCCCTGAGCAGTTTGAACACGCATAATGAACATCGTTTCGTGCCTGACGCGACGACGGCGCGCAGCTTTCGCAACGCGCTCGGCAACTTTCCAACGGGCGTAACGGTGGTGACCGCCGATACACCGAGCGGCCCGCTTGGCATGACGGTCAACAGCTTCTCCTCCGTTTCGCTCGACCCACCGCTCGTCCTCTGGTCTCCGGCCAAGACGTCTACGCGCCACGACTTTTTTGTCGGGGCCACGAATTTCGCCATCCACGTTCTGGATGCGGAGCAGGATGCACTTTGCTCTCGCTTCACACGAGGTGGACGCGGTTTCGATGAGCTGGATTGGGAGCCGAATTCGGAAGGCGTTCCGATCATTCCGGGCACTCTTAGCCGCTTCGAATGCGCGCAATCTTCCGTTCACGATGCTGGTGATCATTCGATCATCATCGGTCGCGTCATCCGCGCCGCGCATCGCGAAGGCGAGCCCCTATGCTTCGCGCGCGGCGCGTTCGGGCGCTTTACCGTAAGCGCCTGA
- a CDS encoding HAD-IA family hydrolase, translated as MSLDPLKTRSFDAFLFDMDGTILDSSAASERVWGGWAKENGIPTPPYHGRRVEDTIADLTAFGIDIEKGAEQIKQRELDDLDGVVAIPGAPEFLKTLPAHKWTVVTSAPRELAIRRMQAAGISVPPIIIAAEDVKGGKPLPDPFLAGARLLSVDPANCLVFEDADAGIRAGEAAGASVLVISHTGGATLQGRASVGDYRALSVRIEGDRLVIGSKVAQ; from the coding sequence TTGTCACTGGACCCGCTTAAAACCCGCTCTTTCGATGCTTTCCTTTTCGACATGGATGGCACGATCCTTGATTCCAGCGCTGCTTCCGAGCGCGTCTGGGGTGGGTGGGCAAAAGAAAACGGCATTCCGACGCCGCCTTATCACGGCAGGCGCGTGGAAGACACGATTGCAGATTTGACAGCCTTCGGCATCGACATCGAAAAAGGCGCCGAGCAGATCAAGCAGCGCGAACTTGATGATCTTGATGGCGTGGTGGCAATTCCGGGCGCGCCGGAGTTTCTGAAAACACTCCCTGCCCACAAATGGACGGTCGTCACCTCCGCTCCTCGGGAGCTCGCCATAAGGCGCATGCAGGCAGCGGGGATTTCCGTCCCGCCGATCATCATTGCTGCGGAAGATGTGAAAGGCGGCAAGCCGCTGCCCGATCCGTTTCTGGCTGGTGCTCGCCTTCTTTCGGTCGATCCCGCCAATTGTCTGGTCTTTGAGGATGCCGATGCTGGCATTCGCGCGGGCGAAGCTGCGGGCGCTTCCGTTCTTGTCATCAGCCACACGGGAGGTGCAACGCTTCAGGGCCGCGCAAGTGTTGGCGATTACCGCGCGCTTTCCGTCCGGATCGAGGGCGACAGGCTCGTCATCGGCAGTAAGGTAGCGCAATAA
- a CDS encoding diguanylate cyclase domain-containing protein: MVRFTHLRLVGPAAVLIAILLVGLAAIPYFGVEKLDAGVRERQETLVKRNISVWISDVEFALTSWTVWDEAISKVENNFDYEWVDRNMGSSLIGTSRTRFAAIIDGEDLLIYSKISDEVAKRPFFKRGAAEIVQEAHSLFGLVRASEDRVKKPGIPDPLAFSKIEVIGDDAVLLTASLFQPDFGTAKLKGKRAPILITAVPIAGSLQEFLGNRFLLDDAVVGPTSNVRPDRASVEIAVGENGKSQSLSWRPNTPARDLLRQSLPLAAALAVVFIAGAIFAVGISRRALAALVEAEKRMRHAASHDFLTGLANRSLVATEFARMTREGGVTVACLDLDGFKAINDRYGHADGDELLKQVANRLLSSCSEQDVVFRLGGDEFAILMPLISRQAAEACCRKLVTHLSRPYRIGNAVVSVGASFGVSEVLPSETDSTIAFRRADEALYQAKNASRVAPTETPTPAEPLRRTA; encoded by the coding sequence ATGGTGCGCTTTACCCATTTAAGGCTGGTCGGGCCTGCGGCAGTGCTGATAGCAATCCTGCTGGTAGGGCTGGCCGCCATTCCCTATTTCGGCGTGGAAAAACTCGATGCCGGGGTACGCGAGCGTCAGGAAACGCTGGTCAAGCGCAACATCTCCGTCTGGATTTCAGACGTTGAATTCGCGCTCACATCCTGGACCGTTTGGGATGAAGCCATCTCCAAAGTCGAAAATAATTTCGACTATGAGTGGGTCGACCGGAACATGGGCAGTTCGCTGATCGGAACATCGCGCACGCGCTTTGCGGCGATTATCGATGGCGAAGATCTGCTGATCTATTCTAAAATCTCAGATGAGGTGGCTAAACGCCCTTTCTTTAAAAGAGGCGCCGCAGAGATTGTGCAGGAGGCGCATTCACTGTTCGGTCTGGTGCGTGCATCGGAGGACAGGGTAAAGAAGCCGGGCATTCCCGACCCGTTGGCATTCAGCAAGATCGAGGTCATTGGGGATGATGCCGTTTTGTTGACGGCAAGCCTTTTTCAGCCTGACTTTGGCACTGCGAAACTCAAAGGAAAACGCGCCCCCATTCTCATCACCGCGGTCCCGATTGCCGGAAGTCTTCAGGAATTCCTCGGAAATCGCTTCCTTCTCGATGATGCCGTGGTTGGTCCCACGAGCAATGTGAGACCTGACCGCGCGAGCGTCGAAATCGCTGTCGGTGAAAATGGCAAGTCCCAGAGCCTGTCCTGGCGTCCGAATACGCCTGCGCGGGATTTGCTGCGCCAATCGCTTCCGTTGGCCGCAGCGCTGGCCGTCGTCTTCATCGCGGGCGCGATATTCGCAGTGGGCATCTCCCGCCGGGCTTTGGCCGCCCTCGTTGAGGCAGAAAAACGCATGCGCCATGCTGCTTCTCATGATTTTCTTACCGGCCTTGCCAATCGTTCTCTTGTCGCAACCGAATTTGCCCGCATGACCCGGGAGGGCGGTGTGACCGTCGCCTGCCTCGATCTCGACGGCTTCAAAGCCATCAACGACCGTTACGGCCATGCCGATGGCGACGAGTTGTTGAAGCAGGTGGCAAACCGGCTCCTCTCAAGCTGCTCCGAGCAGGATGTGGTATTCCGGCTTGGCGGCGATGAGTTCGCCATATTGATGCCGCTCATCTCCAGACAGGCCGCGGAAGCGTGCTGCCGCAAGCTAGTAACGCATCTTTCCCGTCCTTATCGCATTGGCAACGCTGTTGTAAGCGTGGGCGCATCCTTCGGTGTCAGCGAAGTTCTTCCAAGCGAAACGGATTCGACCATCGCCTTCAGGCGCGCCGACGAAGCGCTCTATCAGGCAAAGAATGCAAGCCGCGTTGCGCCCACTGAAACGCCAACCCCCGCAGAACCACTACGCCGCACGGCCTGA
- a CDS encoding solute carrier family 23 protein: MSDARSYFPRWKLKTHGQIMPDERLPTGQTVVLGFQHVVAMFGSTVLAPIIMGFDPNVSILFSGISTLIFFIAVGGRVPSYLGSSFAFIGPVLVATGAAAGATSPNIGLALGGIIAAGALYALVGCIVMFAGHRWIERLMPPVLTGAIVAAIGLVLAPVAIASASGTGPNNPDGSQLSRWIALLTVISVGAVAVYAPGMVRRLPILIGGAIAYLVYLLLANGMGMGAAVDFSSVSAAAWFGLPKFTAPVFSASSVALIAPVVVILVAENLGHIKAIGAMTGRSLDPYLGRAFIGDGLATMISGAFGGTGMTTYAENMGVMAITRIFSTLVFVVAAAVAILLGFSPKFGALIQTIPGPVIGGLSIVVFGLIAATAGRIWVENKVDFSDPRNLITVGIALVLGAGNFKLEVGGFTLDGIGTATIGAIVFYHLLGLGKRSAG; this comes from the coding sequence ATGAGCGATGCAAGAAGCTATTTTCCACGCTGGAAACTGAAAACGCATGGGCAGATCATGCCCGATGAGCGCCTGCCTACCGGGCAAACGGTCGTTCTCGGTTTTCAGCATGTGGTGGCAATGTTCGGTTCAACCGTGCTTGCGCCCATCATCATGGGTTTCGACCCCAATGTATCGATCCTGTTTTCCGGCATCTCCACGCTGATTTTCTTCATCGCTGTCGGCGGGCGCGTTCCCAGCTATCTCGGCTCCTCCTTCGCCTTCATCGGCCCGGTTCTGGTTGCGACGGGTGCGGCGGCAGGTGCTACCAGCCCCAATATCGGTCTCGCGCTCGGTGGCATCATCGCCGCCGGTGCTCTTTACGCGCTTGTCGGCTGCATCGTCATGTTTGCCGGTCATCGCTGGATCGAACGCCTGATGCCGCCGGTTTTGACGGGTGCAATCGTTGCAGCCATCGGTCTTGTTCTTGCGCCGGTGGCAATCGCCAGCGCTTCCGGCACTGGGCCTAATAATCCGGATGGCAGCCAGCTATCGCGATGGATTGCTTTGCTGACGGTAATATCCGTCGGCGCTGTGGCCGTTTACGCGCCGGGAATGGTGCGCCGCCTGCCTATCCTCATCGGCGGTGCAATTGCCTATCTGGTCTATCTCTTGCTCGCAAACGGCATGGGTATGGGTGCGGCGGTTGATTTCTCAAGCGTGTCCGCCGCCGCCTGGTTCGGCCTGCCCAAGTTCACTGCGCCGGTCTTCTCCGCATCGTCGGTTGCCCTCATCGCGCCCGTGGTCGTCATTCTGGTCGCGGAAAACCTCGGCCACATCAAAGCCATCGGCGCGATGACCGGTCGTTCGCTCGATCCGTATCTCGGCCGCGCCTTCATTGGCGATGGTCTCGCCACGATGATTTCCGGTGCCTTCGGCGGAACGGGCATGACCACTTATGCGGAAAACATGGGCGTCATGGCCATTACCCGCATCTTCTCCACGCTGGTCTTCGTCGTTGCCGCTGCTGTCGCCATCCTACTCGGCTTCTCGCCTAAATTCGGAGCGCTGATCCAGACGATCCCCGGCCCCGTCATCGGCGGCCTCTCCATCGTCGTCTTCGGCCTCATCGCCGCCACCGCTGGCCGCATCTGGGTAGAGAACAAGGTGGATTTTTCAGATCCGCGCAACCTGATCACCGTCGGCATCGCTCTCGTTCTGGGCGCCGGAAACTTCAAACTCGAAGTCGGCGGCTTCACCCTTGATGGCATCGGAACAGCAACCATCGGGGCAATCGTTTTCTATCATCTATTGGGGTTGGGGAAGAGAAGCGCTGGCTGA